GCCCTGATGGACCCGCCCGGTGCAGGCCACCGCCAGCGGCACCTGCGCCGGCGCGTCCAGGCCGCCGAGCAGGGCCAGCACCTGCCCGAGCACCCGCCCCGGGCCCGCGGAGGCCGGCGTGGGCGCTTCCAGACGCCGGGTGAGTCTTCCGCCCTCCACCAGCGCGGCGCGCGTGGTGGTACCGCCGATATCCACGGCGAGGCAGGCGAACTCAGTGGGCGTCACGGACCGCTCCGGCGAACCAGGTGGTGATGACGTCCGGGCGGGTGATCGCACTGCCCACCACGACCGAGTGCGCGCCGCGCCTTACCGCCTCGGCGGCGTCCTGCGGGCTGTTCAGGCGGCCCTCGGCGATGAATGGCAGCCCCGCCTCTCGCAGTTCGTCCATCAGGGGCCAGTCGGCGGTGCTCAGGGCGCGGCTGTGCGGGGTGTACCCGGCCAGGGTGGTGCCCACGATGTCCGCGCCGGCGTCGTAGGCGGCGCGGGCTTCGTCCAGGGTGCTGATGTCGGCCATGGCGAGCGCCCCGGCCGCGTGAATGGCCTGCACGATCGCCTGGACGCTCTCGGGACGGGGCTGCAGCGTCGCGTCGAAGGCGACGATCTCACTGCCGAGTTCGGCGAGCTGCGCGGCC
This is a stretch of genomic DNA from Deinococcus ficus. It encodes these proteins:
- a CDS encoding N-acetylmannosamine-6-phosphate 2-epimerase — translated: MSSVLERLRGGLVVSCQANPGSPLRDPHIISRLALAAQQGGAAGLRIQGFADVQAVRAVTDLPLIGLTKTDRDDTPVYITPTAAEAAQLAELGSEIVAFDATLQPRPESVQAIVQAIHAAGALAMADISTLDEARAAYDAGADIVGTTLAGYTPHSRALSTADWPLMDELREAGLPFIAEGRLNSPQDAAEAVRRGAHSVVVGSAITRPDVITTWFAGAVRDAH